The Streptomyces vinaceus genome contains the following window.
GCTTCTCCCGGGAGACGGGAGTGGTGTCGAGCGTGGTGTACGGCGGGTTCGGGAAGGACTGGGCGGGCGCGCCCTGGACCCCGGAGAAGACCTGGTTCCAGACGCCGTTGCCCCAGCTGCCGATCGCGCTGTCACGCGTGTACCACTGCTGCTGGGAGTAGTTGCCGACCTGGCCGTCGACCTTCGAATCGGCGATGTAGCCGCCCGAGGCCCAGCCGAACCCGTCCGGAGCGAGGTTGAGGCCGCCCTTGACGTGCATGCGGCGGAAGGGCGCGGCCTGGGACACGGCCCAGCGGTCCGTGCCGTTGACGGGGTTGAGGGCGAGGTTCTCGGCCGAACGCCAGAAGTTCTGGGTGGCGTTGCCGCCGAACCAGCCCGCGTCGACGGTCACGTCGCCGTTGATGGTGGTGTCGTCCGGGCTGAGGCCCAGACCCGAGATGGAGGTGTAGAAGCCGATCTGGGCGTTGAGGCCGTTGTACGTGCCGGGCTTGAACAGGAACTGGTAGCGGCCGGCGCCGAACTGGGCCGACTCCTGCTGCCGGAACACCTCGTCGAGCCTGCCCTGGATGTTCGGCGTCGAGGGGTCGAAGACGATGACGTTGGGGCCGAGGTCGCCGCCGCCGGGGAGGGTGGGGCCCCCGCCGGAGGTGCCGAAGACCTGGAACTCGTAGAGGGAGTAGCCCCATTCGGTGGCGCGCTGGGTGCCGTACACGCGGACGTAGCGGGCGGTGCCGGTGATGTTGTGGGTGCCGACGCCGCCGGTGGCCGTGGTCGTGGAGTACGCGGTGCTCCAGCTGGTGCCGTCGGCGGACAGCTCGATCCGGTACGCCTTCGCGTACGCGGTCTCCCAGCGCAGTACGACCTGGCTGAGCTGGGCGGGGGCGCCGAGGTCGACCTGGATCCACTGCGGGTCGGCGAACTGGCTCGACCAGCGGGTGGCGTTGTCGCCGTCGACGGCGGCGGAGGCGGGCGTGCCGCCGTTCTCCTGGCTTGAGGCGGTGACGGGTCTGCCCTGGGAGAGGAGGACGGGCGCGGCCTGCGCGGGGGCGCCCGGGAGGAGCACGAGGAGGGCCGCCATGAGCACGGCGGCGAGGGCGGCGGCCGTCAGTCGTGGCGGATGGTCCGAGAGGCGGGGCATGGGGGCTCTCCTGACGTCGTGGATCCGGGGGATCGAAGCGTGAGTGAACTGCCCGCCCAGGGGGTCGTCAAGGGTTTCGGCGTTCATGAAATGAACGCCTGAGGAGG
Protein-coding sequences here:
- a CDS encoding discoidin domain-containing protein; the protein is MPRLSDHPPRLTAAALAAVLMAALLVLLPGAPAQAAPVLLSQGRPVTASSQENGGTPASAAVDGDNATRWSSQFADPQWIQVDLGAPAQLSQVVLRWETAYAKAYRIELSADGTSWSTAYSTTTATGGVGTHNITGTARYVRVYGTQRATEWGYSLYEFQVFGTSGGGPTLPGGGDLGPNVIVFDPSTPNIQGRLDEVFRQQESAQFGAGRYQFLFKPGTYNGLNAQIGFYTSISGLGLSPDDTTINGDVTVDAGWFGGNATQNFWRSAENLALNPVNGTDRWAVSQAAPFRRMHVKGGLNLAPDGFGWASGGYIADSKVDGQVGNYSQQQWYTRDSAIGSWGNGVWNQVFSGVQGAPAQSFPNPPYTTLDTTPVSREKPFLYLDGSEYKVFVPAKRVNARGTSWGNGAPQGGSLPLSRFYVVKPGTTAATMNQALDQGLNLLFTPGVYHVDQTLRVNRADTVVLGLGLATLVPDNGVTAMKVADVDGVRLAGFLIDAGPVDSPSLLEVGPAGTTTDHAANPTTVQDVFIRVGGAGPGRTDVGMVINNHDTIVDHTWIWRADHGDGVGWETNRADYGFRVNGDDVLATGLFVEHFNKYDVQWNGERGRTVFYQNEKAYDAPNQAAIQNGSTKGYAAYKVADSVTVHEGWGLGSYCYYNVDPTIRQDHGFQAPVRPGVKFHDLLVVSLGGKGQYEHVINTTGAPTSGTSTTPSTVVSFP